The window GGCACACCTGCTGGGCTCGAAGATCGAGTATGACGAGGAAGCCGGTACCCTGATCATCAAGGGCCTGCCGACCCAGCTCACCGACCAGCTCAAGCGTCGCAAGGACTGATCGATGCTCGGTGGCGTGCTGAAGAAATTCCTGCTGATCCTGCTGGTGGTGGTCGCGTACCAGAACTGGGGCAAGATCGAGCGGGTGTTCCAGCCGGACTCGGTATTACCGGCACAGACCCGCAGCCAGGCGCGGGTCGTGCTCTATGCCACCGACTGGTGCGGTTACTGCAAGGCGACCCGGCGCTTTCTCGACCAGAAGGGCATTGCGTTCAAGGAATTCGATATCGAAAAGGACGCCGAGGCACGCAAGGCCTACCAGGCCCTGGGGGGTGGCGGAATTCCGATACTCGACGTCAACGGCACGCTGATTCGCGGCTATCGGCCGGACGACATCCTCGCCGCCCTCAAATGACCCCTCTGCGCAACGTTGCGCCGTCACGAAACTTTCAGCCTGCTCGCGGGCCTCTTCGCGGATAAATCCGGCTCCCACAAGGGCTCACGGCGTACACAAGACAGGTGTCTGGCACGATCACTGTGGGAGCAGGATTTATCCGCGAAGCCTTGGCCGGGTCGGAAATAACCGACAACCGACTCAACGGGCCTCGATACGAAATCCCAGACGCGGGAAATGCACATGCACCACCCCCGCCCGCTCATCCTCACGTCGCAGGATCAGTTCCTCGCTGCCGGCAAACACCAGCTCACCGGCCACCGGGTCCACGCCATAGTCCGTAGCGGCAATCGCCACCTGCTGCCCCACCGTGAAACCGTTCGGATCGACGAAGCGCTCCTCAGGCAACGGCGCCGGTACCGCCTCGCGCGCCACCTGCACCGCCTCCTCGGCCGTCATCACGTTCGAAGCGCCATGCCCGAAGCCCATCACCCGGGAGAACCAGGCCAATACCGCAGGATACTCGTCGACCAGCGGCGAGGTGACCGGCGTGGCCTTGAGGAACCACAGGATATGCGCCATCGAGAAGTCGGCAATGGATGGTTCGCCGAACAGGAAATCGCCCTCCTCGCGCTGCAGTTGCTGCTCCAGCCGGGCCATGAAGGTCGGCCATGAATGCCTGGCTTCCTCCAGAGGAACTCGGGTGGCCGAGCCACCACTGAACAAGCCGGCACGGTCGGCCATGAACGCCTTGGCCTGCTCCGGGGAGAAACGGGCGAAACGCACCGCCGCCGACTCCGGCTGGAACACCAGGGCCACGGCATGCCGGAACGCCACCGAATCGGCCCAGGCGGCAAAAGTCGCGGCGACCATCTCGCGGCCTTCGGGGAACAGCGCCGGCGAGGCCTTTTCCTGCTCCAGGCGGCGGGCGATCAACGCCGTGTCACAGTAGACGTCCGCGCCCACCTGCAGCACCGGGGTCTTGCGGTAACCACCGGTCAAGGCCATCAGGTCGGGCTTGGGCATCATCGGCGGGATGGTCACCGAGCGCCAGGACAGCCCCTTGAACCCCAGCAGCAGCCGGGCCTTTTCGGCAAAGGGAGACGTTGGGTAGTGGTGAAGAATCAGCTCAGACATGCCGGAATCCGCCGTACGAGTAGGAGTCCGCAGCTTAGCCTGCAAATCGCCAGCAGCCTACCCGGGCTGGCTGATGTCGCCTTATCGAAGGCGCTGATGGTGGAGGGTCACTTGCGTGCTGTCGCAAATGCTTCCAGGCAGAAGCTCGCCGCCAAGGCTTCCTTGGCGCTCTTGCGCAGCTTCTTGATCAGGCGCTCCTGCCGCAGCGCATCGCCCTTGTCCCGGCAAGCTTCGACATAAACGAGCGCCACCGCCGGACTCGAGTGAAAAAAGCGCGCGCCCTTGCCGCTCTGGTGCGAGGCGAAACGCCGCTGCGGATCATCGCTGATACCGCAATACAACGAGCCGTTGGCCGCCCGGACCAGATAGACGAACCAGGACTTGGTCGCCGGGACAACGGTCTCGGCGATGGCAACGGGTTCCGGGCTGATGTTCACGTGGCTGGCGGCTTGGGCAGAAACAGGGAGCGTAATACTAACAGACCTCAGCGACCGGCCTGGAATGCCTTGAGGCCCTTGAGTGCCTGGGTGCGGACGGCATTCTTCACCAGCGGCGTCCAGCCCAGCAGCAGGCCCTTGGTGCCCAGTGCCTGGCGAGCCCAGCGCCACAGGTCGAAGCTGTCGTGGTGCTCGCAGATCTTGCCGTCACGGAACACGAAACGGGCCTGGATATCGTTGACCACGATGTTGCCGGTCTGGCTGAACAGGTAGGTCGCCACCCAATGGGCACCGCCACTGCGCTCATCGGCACGAACATTGTCGAAGGTCAGGGAAAAATCCTTGGCCCGAGTGGTGAGCATCCGCCACATGTCGCCGGCATCACGGCCGCGCAGCTCACCAAAGGCTGGATCGCTGAACACCACATCCTCGGTGTAGCAGGCACTCATCGCCTCGGCATCCAGCCGCTGGAAAGCCTTGTAGAATTCGGTAATCAACGCGCTGTGGGCATCACTCATGAACGGGCTCCGTGCAGGTAGGGAATCGCCTGCACGATAGTCCGCAAATGCACCGCTGGCTATCGGCATTCGCCATTCGAATACCGCGAGTACCGGCTGATTCAGAGTTTTTCGCTGCTGACCTGCACGTAGAGTGCCCGACCGGCCCCGAGTCCGGCGACGATGGCGCCCAGGCCGACCACCGCGAAGATCCAG of the Pseudomonas vanderleydeniana genome contains:
- a CDS encoding glutaredoxin family protein, whose product is MLGGVLKKFLLILLVVVAYQNWGKIERVFQPDSVLPAQTRSQARVVLYATDWCGYCKATRRFLDQKGIAFKEFDIEKDAEARKAYQALGGGGIPILDVNGTLIRGYRPDDILAALK
- a CDS encoding glutathione S-transferase family protein is translated as MSELILHHYPTSPFAEKARLLLGFKGLSWRSVTIPPMMPKPDLMALTGGYRKTPVLQVGADVYCDTALIARRLEQEKASPALFPEGREMVAATFAAWADSVAFRHAVALVFQPESAAVRFARFSPEQAKAFMADRAGLFSGGSATRVPLEEARHSWPTFMARLEQQLQREEGDFLFGEPSIADFSMAHILWFLKATPVTSPLVDEYPAVLAWFSRVMGFGHGASNVMTAEEAVQVAREAVPAPLPEERFVDPNGFTVGQQVAIAATDYGVDPVAGELVFAGSEELILRREDERAGVVHVHFPRLGFRIEAR
- a CDS encoding GIY-YIG nuclease family protein, with the translated sequence MNISPEPVAIAETVVPATKSWFVYLVRAANGSLYCGISDDPQRRFASHQSGKGARFFHSSPAVALVYVEACRDKGDALRQERLIKKLRKSAKEALAASFCLEAFATARK
- a CDS encoding nuclear transport factor 2 family protein yields the protein MSDAHSALITEFYKAFQRLDAEAMSACYTEDVVFSDPAFGELRGRDAGDMWRMLTTRAKDFSLTFDNVRADERSGGAHWVATYLFSQTGNIVVNDIQARFVFRDGKICEHHDSFDLWRWARQALGTKGLLLGWTPLVKNAVRTQALKGLKAFQAGR